Proteins from a single region of Sphaerochaeta globosa str. Buddy:
- a CDS encoding CYTH domain-containing protein, translating into MGFEVELKAHVSDPERLRIAIEALSLIGGPTFEIKEDIYYALPGEDALFRLRRESSGPSFTDLSGQLIFTRKYKTLKDGIEVNQELEFCASDSQFEQAHAFCLSLGYEVYIRKTKKGYLYSYSVTEDFPLLHLELVEVPPLGWFLEMEFVLEDEKKVPMARTFLIQMLQKLGIDQSSIESRYYMHLLKAQTIG; encoded by the coding sequence ATGGGTTTCGAGGTAGAGCTGAAAGCTCATGTCAGTGATCCCGAGCGGCTTCGTATCGCAATCGAGGCTCTTTCACTGATCGGAGGACCCACCTTTGAAATCAAGGAGGACATATATTATGCCCTCCCCGGTGAGGATGCATTGTTTCGGCTCAGACGCGAGAGTAGTGGACCTTCGTTTACCGATCTCAGCGGCCAGCTCATCTTCACCCGTAAGTATAAAACTCTGAAAGACGGAATTGAAGTCAATCAGGAGTTGGAGTTCTGTGCAAGCGACAGTCAATTCGAACAAGCCCATGCTTTTTGTCTTTCTTTGGGGTACGAAGTATATATCCGGAAAACAAAGAAAGGGTACTTGTATTCGTATAGTGTCACAGAGGATTTTCCGCTTCTGCACCTCGAATTGGTCGAGGTACCACCACTTGGATGGTTTTTGGAAATGGAGTTTGTCCTTGAGGATGAAAAGAAGGTCCCCATGGCGAGGACCTTCCTGATACAGATGCTACAAAAACTAGGTATCGATCAATCCAGCATTGAGAGCAGGTACTACATGCACCTGCTCAAGGCTCAGACTATCGGATAA
- the thpR gene encoding RNA 2',3'-cyclic phosphodiesterase — translation MRLFYALTFDEQTLRSLSQIQDTLQPLLLKGRRTAINNLHLTLSFLGEQDPRLLANLTKGLQKLPCDPISLEFSQLGMFTKPGGNIIWLGITKSQQLRTLQSYLVSMLKELPVQFTDSPFTEHVTLFRNAHLVSLPETTRLNCSIQAIRLMHSHQVQGVLTYTPISSNYLSEK, via the coding sequence ATGAGACTTTTCTATGCCCTTACGTTTGACGAACAAACCCTCCGTTCACTGAGCCAGATTCAGGACACACTACAGCCTTTGCTTCTCAAAGGAAGAAGGACTGCTATCAACAATCTGCACCTCACCCTCAGCTTTCTGGGTGAGCAGGACCCTCGGCTGCTTGCCAATCTAACCAAGGGACTCCAAAAGCTTCCCTGCGACCCTATTTCGCTTGAGTTCTCACAGCTTGGCATGTTTACCAAGCCCGGGGGAAACATTATTTGGCTTGGCATAACCAAAAGTCAGCAACTACGCACTTTACAATCCTACTTGGTTTCGATGTTGAAGGAACTTCCCGTACAATTCACCGATTCTCCGTTTACAGAGCATGTTACGCTGTTTCGCAACGCACACCTGGTCAGCCTTCCAGAGACTACAAGATTGAACTGTTCCATCCAAGCAATCAGGCTCATGCACTCCCACCAAGTACAGGGAGTGCTTACCTATACGCCAATTTCTTCTAACTATTTATCAGAAAAATAG
- a CDS encoding Z1 domain-containing protein, which translates to MKDIQFDILLRVIVDSIPAEESITESDLRNQVESVSNLASLFLRDPSIGLLSDEIKTELFQKAKEKVYINWEPAIGIYDKRTRLIPWFEESIPESNRYFWNRYKEFLLKKKNWSPKQVKELDDISSLVINQAGNPKSETEWNRYGLVIGEVQSGKTANYTAFCNKAADAGYDVIIILAGISESLRFQTQTRLDMEFAGRETGSTVGNSGKFFPTGVGLFANQQRSPANCTSANSDFSINLLEGQQFSLNGWKETTFFVLKKHVKVLENVVTWLTKNNEVGSTGKIEKTLLLIDDESDNASQNTMAQECNPTKTNGWVRKILNQFTKSSYMAITATPFANIFVDPDVDDKDFGAGLFPKDYLFKLAKSSNYLGVNEIFGDDSKLENILVEINLNQIEGTKDNPGILPLSHKKDSKLESLPDDLYDALRYFLLSNAILDRLEKEKHQRLLHRSMLVNISRFIIKHDEITVLINDWLLQARADINNYATLAERYSSNQDSGELYEIHRIWQKFFNDPESCWIDLALNYLSEAIKSIEAVPVNQNKQAKEALDFELATKKNEGHRFIYIGGFALARGLTLEGLIVSYFYRRTCCYDTLLQMGRWFGYRPNYSDLVKIWMSKDLMDSYHDIACEVLPDLYNQIDTMNETNLSPIDFGLMIRNNVSSLEITARNKMRTARDYMHPCEIRGHLIETPRLINKKGIIRQNNTAVLNFLSTVLCYSMNSNTDYGTKGLFWKGVSGHDIASLVKQFRVHPWHLSFQSETLAEYIIDNEITNWDLYIAGNNEPSFLGDGIPIQPIYIKGINQEINPFPRKMDLNKQNANMLRVSGSKLKVGSGAMARIGLSEDEYKNVKMKNDYKSLSDSMLLNVEGRRPLLIIYPLKMLFENQIDGEETKDFEYVFAIGLGFPGDKNQSIKRQYKINLVKARELFEEEEYDE; encoded by the coding sequence GTGAAAGATATTCAGTTTGACATTTTATTAAGAGTAATTGTAGATAGTATTCCAGCAGAGGAAAGTATTACGGAAAGCGACTTGAGAAATCAGGTGGAAAGTGTTTCTAATTTAGCAAGTTTGTTTCTTAGAGATCCCTCCATTGGGCTTCTTTCCGATGAAATAAAAACAGAGCTTTTTCAAAAAGCCAAAGAAAAAGTTTACATAAATTGGGAACCAGCTATTGGAATCTATGATAAACGTACAAGGCTAATACCTTGGTTTGAAGAATCTATTCCTGAATCAAATAGATATTTTTGGAACAGGTATAAAGAATTCCTTCTGAAAAAGAAAAATTGGTCTCCAAAGCAGGTCAAAGAATTAGATGATATTTCTTCTCTTGTCATTAATCAAGCAGGAAATCCAAAAAGCGAGACAGAGTGGAACCGCTACGGCCTTGTAATCGGTGAAGTCCAATCAGGTAAGACTGCAAATTATACTGCTTTCTGTAATAAGGCTGCTGACGCGGGATATGATGTAATTATTATTCTCGCTGGTATATCTGAGTCTTTGAGATTTCAGACTCAGACTCGATTGGATATGGAATTCGCTGGGAGGGAAACTGGCTCTACTGTTGGGAATTCAGGAAAATTCTTCCCTACTGGTGTTGGGTTATTTGCAAATCAGCAGAGATCACCTGCGAACTGTACTTCAGCGAACTCTGACTTTAGTATCAATCTTCTCGAGGGTCAACAATTCAGTCTCAATGGGTGGAAGGAAACCACATTTTTTGTATTAAAAAAACATGTCAAAGTACTCGAGAATGTTGTGACTTGGCTGACTAAGAACAACGAAGTCGGAAGCACTGGAAAAATTGAAAAAACGTTATTACTGATTGATGATGAATCTGACAATGCATCACAGAATACAATGGCTCAGGAATGTAATCCTACAAAGACAAATGGATGGGTGAGGAAAATACTCAATCAGTTCACAAAATCGTCCTATATGGCTATAACAGCGACTCCCTTTGCGAATATTTTTGTTGATCCGGATGTGGATGATAAGGATTTTGGAGCAGGGCTATTTCCAAAAGATTATTTATTCAAGCTAGCCAAATCCTCAAATTATCTTGGAGTCAATGAGATTTTCGGTGATGATAGTAAACTCGAAAATATTTTAGTAGAAATCAATTTGAATCAGATTGAAGGCACAAAAGACAATCCTGGAATTTTACCTCTGTCACATAAAAAAGATAGCAAATTAGAATCCTTACCTGACGATCTGTATGATGCACTTCGCTATTTTCTACTGTCAAATGCAATCTTAGATAGATTGGAAAAAGAAAAGCACCAAAGACTTTTACATAGATCTATGCTAGTGAATATTTCACGGTTCATCATTAAGCATGACGAGATTACTGTTCTCATCAATGATTGGTTGCTACAGGCAAGAGCAGACATAAACAACTATGCAACACTAGCCGAAAGATATTCAAGCAACCAAGATTCTGGAGAACTTTATGAAATTCACAGAATCTGGCAAAAATTTTTCAACGACCCAGAATCATGCTGGATAGACTTAGCTTTGAACTATCTTTCAGAAGCAATAAAAAGCATTGAAGCAGTTCCTGTTAATCAAAACAAACAAGCAAAAGAAGCTTTGGATTTTGAATTGGCGACAAAGAAAAATGAAGGTCATAGATTTATTTATATTGGAGGATTTGCTCTTGCTAGAGGTCTAACTCTAGAAGGTCTGATTGTTAGCTATTTTTATAGGCGGACATGCTGCTATGATACATTGCTTCAAATGGGGAGATGGTTTGGCTATAGGCCGAATTACAGTGATTTAGTGAAAATTTGGATGTCAAAAGATCTCATGGATTCATACCACGATATTGCATGCGAAGTGCTTCCAGATCTTTATAATCAGATAGATACAATGAATGAAACAAATCTATCTCCAATTGACTTTGGGTTGATGATACGAAACAATGTTTCTTCTTTAGAGATCACTGCCAGAAATAAAATGAGAACGGCTAGAGACTACATGCATCCTTGTGAAATCAGAGGCCATTTGATTGAAACTCCTAGATTAATTAATAAGAAAGGAATAATTCGTCAGAACAATACAGCCGTGTTGAACTTTTTGTCTACAGTCCTTTGCTATTCAATGAATAGTAATACCGACTATGGTACAAAAGGTTTGTTTTGGAAAGGTGTATCGGGACATGACATTGCTTCTTTGGTAAAACAATTCAGGGTTCATCCTTGGCACTTATCTTTTCAAAGTGAGACACTGGCTGAATACATAATTGATAATGAAATCACCAATTGGGATTTGTACATTGCTGGTAATAATGAACCATCATTTTTAGGAGATGGAATTCCAATTCAACCTATTTACATAAAAGGTATTAACCAAGAAATCAATCCATTTCCAAGAAAGATGGACTTGAATAAGCAAAACGCAAATATGCTTAGAGTCTCAGGTTCAAAGTTGAAAGTTGGTTCAGGTGCCATGGCTAGGATTGGTCTCTCGGAAGATGAATATAAGAATGTGAAAATGAAGAATGATTATAAATCTCTTTCTGACTCAATGCTCCTAAATGTAGAGGGAAGAAGGCCACTGTTAATAATTTATCCATTAAAGATGTTGTTTGAGAATCAAATCGATGGTGAAGAAACCAAAGATTTTGAATATGTTTTTGCAATAGGTCTCGGTTTTCCTGGAGATAAGAATCAAAGTATAAAGAGACAATATAAAATCAATTTAGTTAAAGCAAGAGAACTCTTTGAAGAGGAAGAATACGATGAATAG
- a CDS encoding heme-degrading domain-containing protein — protein sequence MELEERMAIVVAQEELLKFETFTCEDAWELGKVFVADAMDNDLKIAIAIKSLSGKTLFHYALEGTNLGNDGWIDRKFRTVQYFEMSTLRYSLFLKKRGATLSERGLDPTQFVACGGGFPIFVEGVGCVAAAMVSGLRDVEDHEVLIRCISKYLSVEDVPRYPIV from the coding sequence ATGGAATTGGAAGAGAGAATGGCAATCGTTGTGGCACAGGAAGAACTGCTCAAGTTCGAGACCTTCACCTGTGAAGATGCATGGGAACTGGGCAAGGTTTTCGTTGCCGATGCAATGGACAATGACCTGAAGATTGCCATCGCCATCAAGTCGCTCAGCGGGAAAACCTTGTTCCACTATGCTTTGGAAGGAACGAATTTGGGCAACGACGGATGGATCGATCGCAAGTTCCGCACCGTACAGTACTTTGAGATGAGCACGTTGCGCTACTCATTGTTTCTGAAGAAGCGAGGGGCAACCCTTTCCGAACGAGGTTTGGATCCGACACAATTCGTCGCATGCGGCGGTGGCTTCCCCATTTTTGTTGAGGGAGTCGGGTGTGTGGCAGCTGCTATGGTATCTGGTTTGAGGGATGTAGAGGATCACGAAGTTTTGATTCGCTGTATCAGCAAGTACTTGAGTGTTGAGGATGTACCGCGTTATCCGATAGTCTGA
- a CDS encoding AIPR family protein encodes MISLADFRSDLIQNSKIESQENGQGDCAAFVERVMGLFGENGFWQDFQPCFFNKRFKNNAEIRFDGFATEEAEETLCVVIASYSGMDHVQTVTQTEILKSIEKASRFLQNALGPNKHEFRKENLEIGHPAYDLFTLANELFSKNEIQKIKFIFITDGLISDRLKSLELKTINDIPVAFDLIDIKYLYQVVILSGEREELDIDITRFDTSTQGFLCVEIPQNTDLFKCYLAVIPGATLSALYTEYGSKLLEGNVRSFLTTKKAVNKKIRETILQKPEYFFVYNNGIAVTSTGIDLKRTESGLFITSIRNLQIINGGQTTAILASTAFKDKANLAAVAVQMKLTVINNENKEQNAELIQQISRSSNSQNPVNNADFFSNHPFQQQIKQLSDLGDCEAPKVNNLVYRTRWFYERSNGEYSQKKMFCTIANAKKFEERNPKSQIITKTSLAKAYNLYYCHKPDVVSKGAMTNFCKFADEISTIWEKSENDKARFNPCFYRQIASIHILLAKTGIIVSSQNWYDGSYRANVVAYSVAWFFEQIEQKFGKDRVFNYHKIWDKQAVDNDLTEMFMSLTTFVYNYLINEKDGRTTTNVTQWCKKETCWANLKKMEYNFPGLIENYLIDKKIIKDEEKAERNNSKEISEINTQTSIFTYKLTDWKMLENYAYSQKNSISESEKNAIVAIIKMYEGKSGNPPKKVCDMALNAMQKAYEDGMQITK; translated from the coding sequence ATGATTAGTTTAGCTGATTTCAGATCTGATCTTATTCAGAATTCCAAAATTGAATCACAGGAAAATGGACAAGGTGATTGTGCTGCATTCGTAGAGAGAGTAATGGGCCTCTTTGGAGAAAATGGATTCTGGCAAGATTTTCAGCCCTGTTTCTTCAACAAACGTTTCAAAAATAATGCTGAAATACGATTTGATGGTTTTGCAACAGAGGAGGCTGAAGAAACACTTTGTGTTGTCATAGCTAGTTATTCAGGGATGGATCATGTTCAGACTGTCACGCAAACCGAAATTCTCAAATCCATCGAAAAAGCCTCACGTTTCCTTCAGAATGCATTAGGACCAAATAAACATGAATTCAGGAAGGAGAATCTTGAAATAGGACATCCTGCTTATGATTTATTTACATTGGCAAATGAGTTATTCTCGAAAAATGAAATTCAAAAAATAAAATTTATATTTATTACTGATGGATTGATAAGTGACAGACTTAAATCTCTAGAATTAAAAACAATTAATGATATTCCTGTTGCCTTTGATCTAATCGATATCAAGTATCTTTATCAGGTTGTGATATTGTCAGGTGAGAGGGAAGAACTCGATATCGATATCACTAGATTTGATACATCAACTCAAGGTTTTCTATGTGTTGAGATTCCCCAGAATACAGATTTGTTTAAATGTTACCTTGCTGTTATTCCCGGTGCTACACTTTCAGCTTTGTATACAGAATATGGTAGTAAATTACTTGAGGGGAATGTACGTTCATTCCTAACAACAAAGAAAGCAGTTAATAAAAAGATTAGAGAAACCATTCTTCAAAAACCAGAATATTTCTTTGTTTACAATAACGGCATCGCTGTAACTTCAACAGGAATTGATTTAAAACGAACTGAATCTGGCCTGTTTATCACAAGCATCAGGAATCTCCAGATTATAAATGGAGGGCAAACCACTGCAATACTTGCTAGTACAGCCTTCAAAGACAAAGCAAATCTTGCTGCTGTTGCGGTGCAGATGAAACTTACAGTAATAAATAATGAAAACAAAGAACAGAATGCAGAATTAATTCAGCAGATTTCAAGATCTTCGAATAGTCAGAATCCTGTCAATAATGCTGACTTTTTTTCAAATCATCCATTTCAGCAACAGATTAAACAGCTTTCAGATCTTGGTGATTGTGAAGCTCCAAAAGTAAACAATTTGGTATATAGAACAAGATGGTTCTATGAAAGATCAAATGGTGAGTACAGTCAGAAGAAAATGTTTTGCACTATCGCAAATGCAAAGAAATTTGAAGAAAGAAACCCAAAAAGCCAAATTATTACAAAAACTAGTTTGGCAAAAGCTTATAATCTCTATTATTGCCATAAGCCAGATGTTGTAAGTAAAGGAGCAATGACAAACTTCTGTAAATTTGCTGATGAGATATCAACAATTTGGGAAAAATCTGAAAACGACAAGGCACGATTTAATCCATGTTTTTATAGACAAATAGCATCAATCCATATTTTACTTGCAAAAACAGGGATAATTGTCTCCTCTCAGAATTGGTATGATGGTTCCTATAGGGCAAACGTTGTTGCTTATTCTGTAGCTTGGTTTTTTGAGCAGATTGAACAAAAATTTGGTAAGGATAGGGTATTTAATTATCATAAAATTTGGGATAAGCAGGCAGTTGATAATGATCTTACTGAAATGTTTATGAGTCTTACTACTTTTGTTTACAATTATCTTATTAACGAAAAAGACGGTAGGACAACTACAAACGTGACTCAGTGGTGTAAAAAAGAAACGTGTTGGGCAAACTTGAAAAAAATGGAATACAATTTTCCTGGGTTGATAGAAAATTATCTTATTGATAAGAAAATCATAAAAGATGAAGAGAAAGCAGAAAGGAATAATTCAAAAGAGATTTCGGAAATTAATACCCAGACATCCATATTCACTTATAAACTTACAGATTGGAAAATGCTTGAAAATTATGCTTATTCACAGAAAAATTCTATTTCAGAATCTGAAAAAAATGCTATTGTAGCAATCATAAAAATGTATGAAGGTAAAAGTGGAAATCCTCCCAAAAAGGTTTGTGATATGGCCCTGAATGCGATGCAAAAAGCGTATGAAGATGGAATGCAAATAACAAAATGA
- a CDS encoding PD-(D/E)XK motif protein, which yields MNSEFDQTNTFKSWKNRDLIKPHSYISIPETVTGICWYYGFDNASHNAFRFEINTNYKLSRSYSSASITVSTYFGSNQVTNILFVLLDDSLNNIFSEVFLDLVESSKKACTSLEASKCIFNEYERWIKLFTTGRKTGLTEIEQRGLFGELYFIEQECNKEHSITDIVLNWSGPAFGEVDFVFENGWTEVKTHLIKEDTIIISSVGQLDHPNKGNLLVYALNVDEDGRSLNDQYNIVRDLVKNIGDFNFLEHFENILNEFGYFHLPLYDRIHYSVIETRKYSISDSFPKIPRTVKLPNIKSITYKLIIDSLEEWRVQ from the coding sequence ATGAATAGTGAGTTTGACCAGACGAATACTTTTAAATCCTGGAAAAATAGGGATTTAATTAAACCTCACAGTTATATATCAATTCCAGAAACTGTAACAGGAATCTGTTGGTATTACGGATTTGATAATGCTTCGCATAATGCTTTTAGGTTTGAAATCAATACTAACTACAAACTATCAAGATCTTATTCGTCGGCATCAATTACGGTTTCAACTTATTTTGGTAGCAATCAGGTAACAAATATATTGTTTGTACTTCTTGATGATTCCCTTAATAATATCTTCTCGGAAGTTTTTTTGGATTTAGTTGAATCCTCAAAGAAAGCTTGTACGTCTTTAGAAGCAAGCAAATGTATATTTAATGAATATGAGAGATGGATTAAGCTCTTCACTACTGGTCGCAAAACAGGACTTACTGAGATTGAACAAAGAGGCCTGTTTGGAGAACTATATTTCATTGAACAGGAATGTAATAAAGAGCATTCTATTACTGATATTGTATTGAATTGGTCAGGTCCAGCTTTTGGGGAGGTGGATTTTGTCTTCGAAAATGGGTGGACCGAAGTTAAAACTCATTTGATCAAGGAAGATACAATTATCATTAGCTCCGTTGGCCAATTGGATCATCCCAATAAAGGAAATCTTTTAGTATATGCCTTGAATGTTGATGAGGATGGTAGGTCTCTAAATGATCAATATAATATCGTAAGGGACTTGGTTAAAAATATTGGGGATTTTAATTTTCTTGAACACTTTGAGAATATACTCAACGAATTTGGATATTTCCATTTACCCCTTTATGATAGGATTCACTATTCTGTTATAGAAACTCGTAAATATTCAATTTCTGATTCTTTTCCCAAGATTCCTAGAACAGTGAAATTACCAAATATTAAATCAATAACCTATAAGCTTATTATTGATAGTTTGGAAGAATGGAGAGTTCAATGA
- a CDS encoding DNA cytosine methyltransferase, with product MSYRVLDLFAGAGGLSQGFKNAGNFSIAVAIENNKYAQETCRENHKETTMLSDVLDYSDFSDFKTKYGEFDVVIGGPPCQGFSNANRQHNQIINLNNLLVKKYIEFIEGIKPKVFVMENVKMIRSKTHFYLLSAKDIDSERFDKALFRTQVLCLPNIKYEEALTYNIDHKMQFHSSSILLLKKKIRTYEKGTKVTDLDKFRAELLNLISEDKDLNNLFLSDVLGYALTEIDSRLYDRVSSFVVMEELSKQKIYIKEMRSTDAGIELDCLSIGVEEYITNSLNQDYEITADIYNTVNFGVPQLRERFVMIGVLKQLKVEPRGPERTITLEEDYRTVGDAIRNLENYEPGYSENSKGIKVQDIIKNENNPLNKLFDSDRIYNHFITNTTEVALQRFALIEPGKNFHSLDAKYTKTYAKPERTQNSIYRRLEYDKPCPTVTNVRKSMWIHPKFNRAISIREAARLQSFPDSFVFKGTKDRQYQQVGNAVPPLFATAIAKTVLLMLSNAENNLSNSISEN from the coding sequence ATGAGTTACCGAGTATTAGATTTATTTGCTGGAGCGGGCGGACTAAGTCAAGGCTTTAAAAATGCTGGCAACTTTTCTATTGCTGTTGCGATAGAAAACAATAAATATGCCCAAGAAACTTGTCGAGAAAATCATAAAGAAACTACTATGTTAAGCGATGTTTTGGATTATTCGGATTTTTCTGATTTTAAAACTAAGTATGGTGAATTTGATGTTGTTATTGGCGGACCTCCCTGCCAAGGATTTTCCAATGCAAATCGTCAACATAACCAGATCATTAATTTGAATAATCTACTTGTAAAGAAGTATATAGAATTTATCGAAGGTATCAAACCTAAAGTATTTGTTATGGAAAATGTGAAAATGATTCGTTCAAAGACACATTTTTATTTACTATCTGCCAAAGATATTGATTCTGAGAGATTTGATAAAGCATTGTTCAGAACGCAAGTATTGTGTTTACCAAACATAAAATATGAAGAAGCTTTAACTTATAACATTGATCACAAGATGCAATTTCATTCAAGTTCAATTTTACTGCTCAAGAAAAAAATTAGAACTTATGAGAAAGGAACAAAAGTTACTGATCTTGATAAATTCCGTGCGGAACTACTGAATCTCATAAGTGAAGATAAGGATTTGAATAACCTTTTTTTATCCGATGTTTTAGGTTATGCACTGACAGAGATAGACAGCCGTCTTTATGATAGAGTTTCTTCTTTTGTTGTGATGGAAGAATTATCTAAACAAAAAATCTATATCAAGGAAATGAGAAGTACAGATGCTGGGATTGAATTGGATTGTCTATCTATTGGTGTTGAAGAATACATTACAAATTCCCTGAACCAAGATTATGAAATTACTGCAGATATCTATAATACGGTCAATTTTGGAGTTCCTCAATTAAGAGAAAGATTTGTGATGATTGGGGTATTGAAGCAATTAAAAGTAGAACCAAGAGGCCCAGAACGCACGATTACTCTAGAAGAAGATTACAGAACTGTAGGGGATGCAATAAGAAACTTGGAGAATTACGAACCTGGGTATTCAGAAAATTCTAAAGGAATTAAAGTACAAGACATTATAAAGAATGAAAATAATCCTCTTAATAAGCTGTTTGATTCAGATAGAATATATAATCATTTTATTACAAACACAACAGAAGTTGCACTTCAACGCTTTGCATTGATCGAGCCGGGGAAAAATTTTCATTCTTTAGATGCGAAATATACTAAAACATATGCCAAGCCTGAACGAACTCAAAACTCAATCTATCGTAGACTTGAGTATGATAAACCATGTCCAACAGTAACTAACGTAAGAAAAAGTATGTGGATTCATCCAAAATTTAATCGAGCTATTAGCATTAGGGAGGCAGCTAGGCTTCAGTCCTTTCCTGATTCATTTGTATTTAAAGGTACGAAAGATCGGCAATATCAACAGGTGGGAAATGCTGTGCCCCCACTATTTGCAACAGCGATAGCGAAGACTGTATTACTGATGTTAAGCAATGCAGAGAATAATTTAAGTAATTCAATTTCTGAAAATTGA
- a CDS encoding ATP-binding protein gives MEFEVIIDHARFEEVEIAPRAIDIMNATRSMGYTTESAIADIIDNSISANAKKISIYFPPSADIIKIIDDGDGMSSDELKNAMRYGCDLNYKREDSDLGRFGLGLKTASFSQCEVLTVISKKNGRTNSLRWDPTYIEKNGCGWIALSLQPEEIFKYSLDTKFDAQHSGTIVIWENLSLMLAGESDYSSALSLKMESVRNHIRLVFHRFLSGEDGLSKIEISFNDKVIQPIDPFLKSKSMQISDVQKILVPELGGNEVSVSIKRYLLPSVSKLSKTELNMLCGDSTLARTQGFYVYRNKRLLVWGTWFRLALKTNTSKLSRIQIDIPSSLDKLWSLDVKKSTAKPPEIIRKNLKSLIHYSQNTSKNTFIAKSKLELHSKINHFWERTISSDESINYQINKAHPLILEFSDKLSNDQRKVFERLLFDLEQFIPINQMFLDMEDEKTIGFASDEMECSIRQEIGEILDRDHSKTIIQILKTVEPFARYPELVEEILNQRGIL, from the coding sequence ATGGAGTTTGAGGTGATAATTGACCATGCACGCTTTGAAGAAGTTGAAATTGCCCCGAGAGCAATAGATATAATGAATGCAACCCGTTCTATGGGGTATACAACTGAGTCAGCAATCGCGGATATTATCGATAATTCTATATCAGCAAATGCAAAGAAAATTAGTATTTACTTTCCTCCAAGTGCAGATATTATTAAAATTATTGATGATGGGGACGGTATGTCCTCTGATGAATTAAAAAATGCAATGAGATACGGTTGCGATTTAAATTATAAAAGGGAAGATTCAGATCTTGGTAGATTTGGGTTAGGACTTAAGACAGCGTCCTTCTCTCAATGTGAGGTGTTAACAGTAATTTCTAAGAAAAATGGAAGAACAAATAGTTTAAGATGGGATCCTACATATATTGAAAAAAATGGCTGTGGATGGATAGCACTATCCTTACAACCTGAAGAAATTTTTAAATATTCCCTAGATACAAAATTTGATGCACAACACTCAGGTACAATAGTAATATGGGAAAATCTTTCTTTAATGTTGGCGGGGGAGTCTGATTATAGTAGCGCCCTTTCGCTAAAAATGGAATCAGTGAGAAATCACATTAGGCTTGTCTTCCATCGGTTTCTATCAGGAGAGGATGGGCTTTCAAAGATTGAAATTTCATTTAATGACAAAGTCATCCAACCAATAGATCCTTTCCTCAAGTCAAAATCCATGCAAATCTCAGATGTTCAAAAGATACTTGTGCCGGAGCTTGGAGGAAATGAGGTGTCTGTATCAATAAAGCGTTATCTATTGCCTTCAGTTTCAAAGTTAAGTAAGACTGAATTAAACATGCTTTGCGGGGATTCTACACTTGCAAGAACTCAGGGGTTCTATGTTTATAGAAATAAACGGCTCCTTGTATGGGGTACCTGGTTCCGTCTTGCTTTAAAAACAAATACCTCTAAGCTTTCTAGAATTCAAATTGATATTCCTTCATCACTAGATAAGCTTTGGTCTTTAGATGTGAAGAAATCAACAGCAAAGCCACCAGAAATTATTAGGAAAAATCTAAAATCATTAATTCATTACTCACAGAATACAAGTAAAAATACTTTTATCGCAAAAAGTAAACTTGAACTCCATTCTAAAATTAATCATTTTTGGGAAAGAACTATTTCTAGTGATGAAAGTATCAATTACCAGATTAACAAGGCACACCCCTTAATTTTGGAATTTTCGGATAAATTATCTAATGATCAGCGTAAAGTATTCGAGAGGCTTTTATTTGATCTGGAACAGTTTATCCCAATTAATCAGATGTTTCTTGATATGGAAGATGAAAAAACAATTGGCTTTGCTTCTGATGAGATGGAATGCTCTATCAGACAGGAAATTGGTGAAATTCTTGATAGAGATCATAGCAAGACAATTATCCAGATTTTAAAAACAGTTGAGCCTTTTGCTCGATACCCAGAATTGGTTGAAGAGATTTTAAATCAGAGAGGAATTCTGTGA
- a CDS encoding zinc ribbon domain-containing protein — MEKQQYVCPKCGCTHYESDRFQATGGNFAKIFDVQNKRFVTISCQQCGYTELFKQSEQTGWNILDFLTN, encoded by the coding sequence ATGGAAAAACAGCAGTACGTATGTCCAAAATGCGGTTGCACCCACTATGAGAGCGACCGGTTTCAAGCTACCGGAGGCAATTTTGCCAAGATTTTCGATGTGCAGAACAAGCGGTTTGTTACCATCTCCTGCCAACAATGCGGTTATACTGAATTGTTCAAGCAGAGTGAACAGACCGGGTGGAATATTCTGGATTTCTTGACAAACTAA